A segment of the Luteolibacter sp. Y139 genome:
GTCGCCGTCGTCCTCTGCGTGGTCATGGTCCTCTGCGGCTACGACGACTTCGTCCGCGAAGTCGGCAAGGCCACCTCGGACAACGTCGGCAGCGGGCTCGCCTCCATCGGCGTGTGGGATCACTTCCGCTCGCTGAGCCGCGGCGCCTTCCGCCTGCAGGATGCCGTCTGGTTCGGCTCCATCATCATCACCTCGCTGCTGGGCACCAGCGCGATCCTCTCCGCCAAGCGCGCCTGAACCTCTTTCCCTTCACTGATCCATGAGCAAAGAAGCAAAGACCGTCCATCCGATGGCACGTGCGGTTCTCGCGATCACGGCCCTCGGCGTCATCGTCGTCTCGGCCAATCTCCTGATCTCCTCGCTGGGCGTTGGCCACAAGAACGCCGACTTCACCGCAGACAAGGTCCACACCCTGTCCGAAGGCACCCGCGGCATTCTCAAGGAACTCGGAGCCCCCGTCACCATCCGCTACTACGCCACCCGTAGTTCGGAATACATGCCGGAAGACCTGAAGCTCCACATGCGCCGCGTCGATGACCTGCTGGCGGAATACCAGAATCTCTCCGGCGGCAAGCTGCGCGTCGAGCAACTGGATCCCCAGCCCGACACCGATGCCGAGGACGCCGCCAATCTCGACGGCATCCGCGGCCAGCGCATGGACGACCAGAACCTCTACTTCGGTCTGGCCGTCTCCTGCATCGACCGCACGTCGACCATTCCCTTCATCGACCCGAGCCAGGAGACCATGCTCGAGTATGAGATTTCCAAGGCGATCTCGGAAGTGTCCCGCGCCACCAAGCCGGTCATCGGCCTGATGTCCGGCCTGCCCATCGCCGGCGAACCGCAGAACCCGATGGCGATGATGCAGGGCCAGCAGGGCGCCCAGCCGTGGGTCGCCTACTCGCAGCTCGCGCAGTCCTACGAGGTGAAGAACCTCACCATGACCCCTGAGAAGATCGATCCGAGCATCGACGTCCTGCTCGTGTTCCATCCGGCGGGCATCACTCCGGAAGCGGAGTTCGCCATCGACCAGTACGTGCTGCAGGGCGGCACCGTGGTGGCCTGCCTCGACCCGATGTCCGTGGCCGCGCAGATGACCGACCGCGGCAACCCGATGACCGGTGGCGGCGGTGCTCCCACATCCTCCACGCTCCCGACCTTGCTCGGTGCTTGGGGTGTCTCGATGGCCAGCCAGGTGGTGGGCGACTTGAACTACCAGACCACCATGAGTGGCAACCGGCCCGCCGTGTCGGTGCTCACCGTTCCCCAGGCGGGCATGCCCCAGCGGGACAAGGACGTGATCACGAAGAAC
Coding sequences within it:
- a CDS encoding Gldg family protein — its product is MSKEAKTVHPMARAVLAITALGVIVVSANLLISSLGVGHKNADFTADKVHTLSEGTRGILKELGAPVTIRYYATRSSEYMPEDLKLHMRRVDDLLAEYQNLSGGKLRVEQLDPQPDTDAEDAANLDGIRGQRMDDQNLYFGLAVSCIDRTSTIPFIDPSQETMLEYEISKAISEVSRATKPVIGLMSGLPIAGEPQNPMAMMQGQQGAQPWVAYSQLAQSYEVKNLTMTPEKIDPSIDVLLVFHPAGITPEAEFAIDQYVLQGGTVVACLDPMSVAAQMTDRGNPMTGGGGAPTSSTLPTLLGAWGVSMASQVVGDLNYQTTMSGNRPAVSVLTVPQAGMPQRDKDVITKNISSLVFFLPGGFTKTGSAGVAITSLVKSSDKSGLVDSAKAAQLDPNLARTIKDTKSYDLVMHLKGNFKTAFPKGKPGTEEPKPEEKKDEAKDGEKKDEKKEEKPAALTEATKEGNVFLISDIDIFFDQFAYRVQRFGNMQMAQPINGNSSLLFNIVDQAASSTHLIGARSRAAIARPFTKIKDLETAFTTNYGAKMEEKQKELDKVSEDINKLVQQRAQGDRVFMDSDLEAKIREGRAQQVSARKELRDMEKDLKREKDKISGKATLYNVAAMPLLVILIGLGLFIKRRTSTRAR